A single genomic interval of Staphylococcus hyicus harbors:
- a CDS encoding adenylosuccinate synthase yields MSSIVVVGTQWGDEGKGKITDFLAEQADVITRFSGGNNAGHTIKFDGETYKLHLVPSGIFYKEKLSVIGNGVVVDPVALLKELDGLNERGIATDNLRISNRAHVILPYHLKQDELEEERRGDNKIGTTKKGIGPAYVDKAQRIGIRMADLLDKEVFEQRLKENLAYKNDYFQGMFKQDAPSFDDIFEPYYEAGQRLAQYVTDTAKVLDDAFVADEKVLFEGAQGVMLDIDHGTYPFVTSSNPVAGNVTVGTGVGPTHVSKVVGVCKAYTSRVGDGPFPTELFNEEGHHIREVGREYGTTTGRPRRVGWFDSVVLRHSRRVSGITDLSINSIDVLTGLDTVKICTAYELDGKEITEYPANLNDLKRCKPIFEELPGWTEDITGVRSLDELPDNARRYLERISELCNVHISIFSVGPDRNQTNIVEKLWV; encoded by the coding sequence ATGTCATCAATCGTAGTAGTTGGGACACAATGGGGAGACGAAGGTAAAGGTAAAATTACAGACTTTTTAGCAGAACAAGCAGATGTGATTACACGTTTTTCAGGCGGTAATAATGCAGGACATACAATTAAATTCGATGGTGAAACTTACAAACTTCATTTGGTGCCATCAGGTATTTTTTATAAAGAAAAATTATCAGTTATTGGTAACGGTGTAGTCGTAGATCCTGTTGCTTTATTAAAAGAATTAGATGGCTTAAATGAACGTGGAATTGCGACTGATAATCTGCGCATTTCTAACCGTGCACACGTCATTCTACCGTATCACTTAAAACAAGACGAATTAGAAGAAGAGCGTCGTGGTGATAATAAAATCGGTACTACGAAAAAAGGTATCGGCCCAGCTTACGTAGATAAAGCACAACGTATTGGCATTCGTATGGCAGATCTTTTAGACAAAGAGGTTTTCGAACAACGCTTAAAAGAAAATTTAGCATATAAAAATGACTATTTCCAAGGTATGTTTAAACAAGATGCACCATCGTTTGATGATATTTTCGAACCGTATTACGAAGCTGGTCAACGTCTTGCACAGTATGTGACAGACACAGCTAAAGTATTAGATGATGCATTCGTAGCTGACGAAAAAGTTCTATTTGAAGGTGCACAAGGTGTTATGTTAGACATCGACCACGGAACGTATCCTTTTGTAACGTCAAGTAACCCGGTTGCTGGTAACGTTACAGTAGGTACAGGTGTTGGTCCTACACACGTATCTAAAGTGGTAGGTGTATGTAAAGCATATACGTCACGTGTAGGTGATGGTCCATTCCCAACAGAATTATTTAATGAAGAAGGTCACCACATTCGCGAAGTTGGTCGTGAATACGGTACGACTACAGGACGTCCGCGTCGTGTAGGTTGGTTTGATTCGGTCGTGTTACGTCACTCTCGCCGTGTAAGTGGAATTACGGATTTATCAATTAATTCTATCGACGTGTTAACAGGTTTAGATACAGTTAAAATTTGTACAGCGTATGAGCTTGATGGTAAAGAAATTACAGAATACCCTGCTAACTTAAATGACTTAAAACGTTGTAAACCAATTTTTGAAGAACTACCTGGTTGGACGGAAGATATTACAGGTGTGCGTAGTTTAGATGAATTACCTGACAATGCGCGTCGTTACTTAGAACGTATTTCAGAATTATGTAACGTTCACATTTCTATCTTCTCAGTAGGTCCAGACCGCAACCAAACAAATATTGTTGAAAAATTATGGGTATAA
- the rplI gene encoding 50S ribosomal protein L9 has translation MKVIFTQDVKGKGKKGEVKDVPVGYANNFLIKNNYAVEATPGNLKKLEQQNKRIEKDKQQELDDAKVLKAKLESLEVEVTAKSGESGKLFGSVSTKQIAEALNKQHGIKIDKRKMELSHGIQALGYTNVPVKLHKEVEGVIRVHTVEK, from the coding sequence ATGAAAGTAATTTTCACACAAGATGTTAAAGGTAAAGGTAAAAAAGGTGAAGTCAAAGACGTACCTGTTGGATATGCCAATAACTTTTTAATTAAAAACAATTATGCTGTTGAAGCGACACCAGGTAACTTGAAAAAATTAGAACAACAAAATAAACGTATTGAAAAAGATAAACAACAAGAACTTGATGATGCGAAGGTACTAAAAGCAAAACTTGAATCATTAGAAGTTGAAGTTACTGCCAAATCAGGTGAAAGTGGCAAATTATTCGGATCTGTGAGTACAAAACAAATTGCAGAAGCATTAAATAAACAACATGGCATTAAAATTGATAAACGTAAAATGGAGCTTTCACACGGTATTCAAGCATTAGGTTATACGAACGTACCAGTTAAACTGCATAAAGAAGTAGAAGGCGTTATTCGCGTGCATACGGTGGAGAAATAA
- the dnaB gene encoding replicative DNA helicase, protein MDGMYEHQQMPHSHEAEQSVLGAIFLDPELMSSTQEILLPESFYRTAHQHIFRAMMNLNEDGNDIDIVTVLDRLTQDGVISESGGPEYLAEITSNVPTTRNIQYYTDVVFKNAVKRKLIHTADSIANDGYNEELDIDTVLNDAERRILELSSTRESDGFKDIRDVLGQVYDNAEALDQNSGQTPGIPTGYRDLDQMTAGFNRNDLIILAARPSVGKTAFALNIAQKVATHEDQYTVGIFSLEMGADQLATRMICSSGNVDSNRLRTGTMTEEDWNRFTVAVGKLSRTKIFIDDTPGIRITDLRSKCRRLKQEHGLDMIVIDYLQLIQGSGSRASDNRQQEVSEISRMLKGIARELECPVIALSQLSRGVEQRQDKRPMMSDIRESGSIEQDADIVAFLYRDDYYNRGDGDEDDDDAGFEPQTNNENGEIEIIIAKQRNGPTGTVKLHFMKQYNKFTDIDYAHADMG, encoded by the coding sequence ATGGATGGAATGTATGAGCATCAACAAATGCCACATAGTCATGAAGCGGAACAATCCGTTTTAGGTGCGATATTTTTAGATCCTGAATTGATGTCGTCAACACAAGAAATTTTATTACCTGAATCTTTTTATCGCACTGCCCATCAACATATTTTCCGTGCGATGATGAACCTTAATGAGGATGGCAATGACATCGATATTGTTACGGTGTTAGACCGTCTTACTCAAGATGGGGTCATCAGTGAGTCCGGGGGACCAGAATATCTTGCTGAAATTACATCAAATGTTCCGACGACGCGTAACATTCAATACTATACGGATGTTGTCTTTAAAAATGCGGTTAAACGAAAATTAATTCACACAGCAGATAGTATAGCAAATGATGGCTATAATGAAGAGTTAGACATTGATACCGTTTTAAATGATGCAGAGCGTCGTATTTTAGAATTATCTTCTACGCGTGAAAGTGATGGTTTTAAAGATATTCGTGATGTTCTAGGACAAGTGTATGATAATGCGGAAGCGCTTGATCAAAATAGCGGTCAGACGCCAGGGATTCCTACAGGCTATCGTGATCTTGACCAAATGACAGCAGGATTTAACCGTAACGATTTAATCATTTTAGCGGCACGTCCATCGGTAGGTAAGACTGCCTTTGCATTAAACATCGCACAAAAAGTTGCAACCCATGAAGATCAATATACGGTCGGTATTTTCTCGCTCGAGATGGGTGCGGACCAACTGGCAACACGTATGATATGTAGTTCCGGAAATGTTGATTCTAACCGTTTACGTACAGGTACTATGACGGAAGAGGATTGGAATCGATTTACAGTAGCGGTCGGTAAACTTTCTCGTACAAAAATATTTATCGATGATACACCAGGGATCCGTATTACCGATTTGCGTTCCAAATGTCGTCGATTGAAGCAAGAACATGGACTTGATATGATTGTGATTGACTATTTACAGTTGATTCAAGGAAGTGGTTCGCGTGCATCTGATAACCGTCAACAAGAAGTTTCTGAGATTTCACGTATGCTAAAAGGGATTGCCCGTGAGTTAGAGTGTCCTGTAATTGCATTGAGTCAGTTATCACGTGGTGTGGAGCAACGTCAAGATAAGCGACCAATGATGAGTGATATTCGTGAATCTGGATCAATTGAACAAGATGCCGACATTGTTGCCTTTTTATATCGTGATGATTATTATAATCGCGGTGATGGCGATGAAGATGATGACGACGCAGGGTTTGAACCTCAAACAAATAATGAAAATGGTGAGATTGAAATCATTATCGCCAAGCAACGTAACGGCCCTACAGGGACAGTGAAATTGCACTTCATGAAACAATATAATAAATTTACAGATATTGATTATGCACATGCTGATATGGGTTAA
- a CDS encoding YrhK family protein, whose translation MPKKTQPNINFRDQKNRKSFVYKALYQLNDVVIGLIFLIGSFLFFSDSTVFQGTVLFVIGSIQMIIRPLIAMIHDLHMAMIDRNEHNQ comes from the coding sequence ATGCCTAAAAAAACACAACCCAATATTAACTTTAGAGACCAAAAAAATAGAAAATCATTTGTCTATAAAGCGCTATACCAACTTAATGACGTCGTAATTGGCCTCATTTTTCTCATCGGTAGTTTTTTATTTTTCTCCGATTCTACCGTATTTCAAGGCACTGTATTATTCGTTATTGGGAGTATTCAGATGATCATCCGTCCACTCATCGCGATGATTCACGACCTTCATATGGCAATGATAGACCGAAATGAACATAATCAATAA